A single Phragmites australis chromosome 4, lpPhrAust1.1, whole genome shotgun sequence DNA region contains:
- the LOC133915115 gene encoding ras-related protein RABA2b-like — MAHRLDNEYDYLFKIVLIGDSGVGKSNILSRFTRNEFCLESKSTIGVEFATRTLQIEGKTIKAQIWDTAGQERYRAITSAYYRGAVGALLVYDITKKQTFENILRWLRELRDHADSNIVIMMVGNKSDLNHLRSVPEEDGQALAEKEGLSFLETSALEALNVEKAFQTILSDIHQIISKKALAAQEAAGSGPPIQGTTINVTDASANTRRGCCSS, encoded by the exons ATGGCGCACCGGTTGGACAACGAATACGACTACCTCTTTAAGATCGTGCTCATCGGCGATTCTGGCGTCGGCAAGTCCAACATCCTCTCCCGATTCACCCGCAACGAGTTCTGCCTCGAGTCCAAGTCCACCATCGGCGTCGAATTCGCCACTCGCACCCTCCAG ATAGAAGGTAAGACCATCAAAGCTCAGATATGGGATACTGCTGGGCAAGAGAGGTACCGTGCAATCACAAGTGCTTACTACAGGGGAGCTGTCGGTGCACTTTTAGTGTATGACATCACAAAGAAGCAGACGTTTGAAAACATCCTGAGGTGGCTTCGTGAACTCCGCGACCATGCGGACTCCAACATTGTCATTATGATGGTTGGTAACAAATCTGACCTTAACCACCTGAGGTCGGTTCCAGAGGAAGATGGTCAGGCATTAGCAGAGAAGGAAGGCTTATCCTTCCTTGAGACCTCAGCACTTGAAGCTCTTAACGTTGAGAAGGCATTTCAGACTATCCTCTCTGATATCCATCAGATCATAAGCAAAAAGGCACTTGCTGCCCAAGAGGCAGCAGGCAGTGGACCTCCGATTCAGGGAACCACCATTAATGTTACCGATGCATCTGCGAACACGAGGAGAGGGTGCTGTTCTTCCTAG